A genomic segment from Candidatus Brocadia sinica JPN1 encodes:
- the polX gene encoding DNA polymerase/3'-5' exonuclease PolX — protein sequence MKNHEIAALFERIANVLELKGENTFRINSYRKAARVIGDLTGDIEDLARAEKLTDIPGIGEGTAEKIVEYINTGKMSKYEEVMKGVSEETVALMQIPGLGPKTVAMLNRELGIASLNDLEKALQEDKLQGLFGIGDKKIENIVKGIELFKTSQQRISIGMAYPVVKRIIEGLRHNPQIRDIQAAGSLRRMKETIGDIDILVSGTEGTEIIKSFVNMRGVTQILAAGDTKGSVRVEEGVQVDLRVVREDEFGAALQYFTGSKEHNIHLREIAKKKGLKISEYGIFKGDKKIGGQLEDDIYKILGMDWIPPELRENRGEIEAAQAGKLPKLIEISDIKGDLHNHSNWSDGIPTFEEMARHAMKMGYKYLVVSDHSKSLHVANGLKDDELLEEIEEIDKLNKKFKGFTLLKATEVDIKADGSLDFPDKILEKLDLVVASIHSGFKQGKEKITERMIAAIRNPYVNIIAHPTGRLISKREGYEVDLDKVIEACAETGTALEINCFYDRLDLNDINCRKAKETGAMISISTDAHHLDQMWMIELGVGIARRGWLEAKNVINTFPPDKLKAFCKKKRT from the coding sequence GTGAAAAATCACGAGATTGCGGCATTATTTGAACGGATTGCCAATGTGTTGGAGCTTAAAGGGGAGAATACTTTCCGCATAAATTCTTACCGGAAGGCCGCTCGGGTAATTGGTGATTTAACCGGGGATATAGAGGATCTCGCAAGGGCAGAAAAATTGACAGATATCCCCGGTATAGGAGAGGGTACGGCCGAAAAGATTGTTGAATATATAAACACAGGAAAGATGTCTAAATATGAGGAAGTAATGAAGGGCGTTTCTGAAGAAACGGTTGCCCTCATGCAGATACCTGGTTTGGGCCCAAAAACCGTGGCCATGTTAAACAGGGAATTAGGTATAGCCAGTTTGAACGACCTTGAGAAAGCCTTACAAGAGGATAAATTACAAGGGTTATTTGGGATCGGTGATAAGAAAATTGAAAACATAGTTAAGGGAATTGAGTTGTTCAAGACGAGTCAGCAGCGTATATCCATTGGAATGGCGTATCCTGTTGTGAAAAGGATTATAGAAGGGTTGAGGCATAATCCCCAGATCAGGGACATCCAGGCGGCGGGCTCGTTGCGAAGGATGAAGGAAACAATTGGAGACATCGATATCCTCGTTTCTGGTACAGAAGGTACGGAAATTATCAAATCTTTTGTGAATATGCGGGGGGTAACGCAGATATTGGCGGCAGGTGATACCAAGGGAAGCGTGCGTGTAGAGGAGGGTGTGCAGGTAGATTTACGGGTTGTTCGTGAAGATGAGTTTGGTGCGGCGTTGCAGTACTTTACCGGTTCAAAGGAGCACAATATCCACCTCCGTGAGATCGCCAAGAAGAAGGGATTAAAGATCAGTGAGTATGGCATTTTCAAGGGAGACAAAAAAATCGGCGGGCAGTTAGAAGACGATATCTACAAGATTTTAGGTATGGATTGGATACCGCCCGAGTTGCGTGAAAACAGGGGGGAGATTGAGGCTGCCCAGGCGGGAAAATTGCCAAAACTCATCGAGATTTCCGATATAAAGGGAGATCTCCATAATCACTCTAATTGGAGTGACGGTATTCCTACTTTCGAAGAGATGGCAAGGCATGCTATGAAGATGGGCTATAAATATCTTGTGGTCTCTGATCACTCAAAGTCGCTTCATGTGGCGAATGGTCTGAAAGATGATGAACTGCTTGAAGAGATTGAGGAGATCGATAAACTCAATAAAAAATTTAAAGGTTTTACCTTGCTTAAGGCAACAGAGGTGGACATCAAGGCCGATGGGTCATTGGACTTTCCAGACAAAATATTAGAAAAACTTGACCTTGTTGTAGCCTCCATCCATAGCGGGTTTAAACAGGGAAAAGAAAAAATCACCGAGCGAATGATTGCAGCAATTCGCAATCCGTATGTGAATATCATTGCCCATCCCACAGGACGCCTGATCAGTAAGCGTGAGGGATATGAAGTAGATCTGGATAAGGTCATAGAGGCCTGCGCAGAGACGGGTACAGCCCTTGAGATTAATTGTTTTTATGACCGCCTCGACCTGAACGACATCAATTGCAGAAAGGCCAAGGAGACAGGAGCCATGATTTCAATTAGTACGGATGCCCACCATCTGGATCAGATGTGGATGATTGAATTGGGCGTGGGAATAGCGCGCAGGGGATGGCTGGAGGCAAAGAACGTAATTAATACATTTCCCCCCGATAAATTAAAAGCCTTTTGTAAAAAGAAGAGAACGTAG
- the mtnP gene encoding S-methyl-5'-thioadenosine phosphorylase produces MGEQVIGIIGGSGLYNIEGIEGVKSVSIDTPFGKPSDSFTIGSLEGCQVAFLPRHGKGHTILPSELNFRANIYGMKKLGVEHIIAVSAVGSMKEEIQPLDIVIPDQFFDRTRGRISTFFGEGIVGHVSFADPVCGVLADTLFNAAKSIGVRVHKGGTYLCMEGPLFSTRAESNVYRQWGVSVIGMTNLQEAKLSREAEICYSTLAMATDYDCWHVSEEAVTLEMIIGNLNKNAETAKRILKEAIPKIDKKRTCSCATAVQNAIVTHKDLIPENTRKKLEIIFGRYLR; encoded by the coding sequence ATGGGTGAACAGGTGATTGGTATTATTGGAGGCAGCGGTCTTTATAATATTGAAGGAATTGAGGGTGTAAAATCTGTATCGATCGATACACCCTTTGGCAAGCCTTCCGATAGTTTTACCATAGGTTCCCTGGAAGGTTGCCAAGTGGCTTTTCTGCCGCGGCACGGTAAGGGACATACGATCTTACCATCAGAACTTAACTTCAGGGCCAATATTTACGGGATGAAAAAACTGGGCGTGGAACACATCATTGCCGTTAGCGCCGTGGGAAGTATGAAGGAGGAAATCCAGCCCCTCGATATCGTTATTCCAGACCAGTTTTTTGACAGGACACGAGGCAGGATCAGCACGTTCTTTGGTGAGGGGATTGTGGGTCACGTAAGTTTTGCTGATCCGGTATGCGGGGTGCTTGCTGATACATTGTTCAATGCCGCTAAATCAATAGGTGTCCGTGTACACAAGGGCGGTACCTATCTTTGCATGGAAGGTCCCTTATTCTCTACCCGTGCAGAATCGAACGTATACCGGCAGTGGGGAGTCAGTGTTATTGGTATGACGAATCTTCAGGAGGCAAAGCTGTCGCGAGAGGCAGAGATCTGTTATAGCACCCTGGCCATGGCTACGGATTATGACTGCTGGCATGTAAGCGAGGAGGCAGTAACACTGGAAATGATCATTGGAAATTTAAATAAAAACGCCGAAACTGCAAAACGGATTCTTAAGGAGGCCATTCCAAAAATTGACAAAAAAAGGACGTGTTCCTGTGCAACGGCAGTACAAAATGCCATTGTAACCCACAAAGACCTTATTCCAGAAAATACCAGGAAGAAACTCGAAATTATCTTTGGTAGATATCTCAGATAG
- the pgeF gene encoding peptidoglycan editing factor PgeF, protein MNSTPLFFIIIVFQYMIAKSINSLPLWFFQHLLKYGEICHFVSTKNGGLSNPPYDSLNLGFHVGDNPELVLKNRKRLASALEIPLSNFTIAQQVHGCNVKIVPKELIGSGAFHYDTAISATDAMVTGTSNICLVVLQADCVPILFFDAKKKVIGVAHAGWRGTVRMVAYNTVKILREKFNCSPQDILVGIGPSIGPCCYEIGHETIVQIEEAFHNEKGYINNRTPDGKGYFDLWEANKTQLMQMGIPRGNIEVAQMCTHCNHTLFFSYRHQNTETGRFGAGIMLKSL, encoded by the coding sequence ATGAACTCAACGCCCTTGTTTTTTATCATAATAGTGTTTCAATACATGATCGCAAAAAGTATAAACTCATTACCGCTATGGTTTTTTCAGCATCTGCTAAAATACGGAGAAATCTGCCATTTTGTATCCACGAAAAATGGTGGCCTTAGTAATCCACCGTATGATTCACTCAATTTGGGATTTCATGTTGGTGATAATCCGGAACTAGTGCTCAAGAACCGCAAGAGGCTCGCCTCAGCCCTTGAAATTCCCCTGAGTAATTTTACCATCGCACAGCAAGTCCATGGCTGTAATGTAAAAATCGTACCCAAGGAGTTAATAGGCAGTGGCGCATTTCATTATGACACAGCAATAAGCGCCACTGACGCTATGGTGACTGGCACTTCCAATATCTGCCTTGTGGTTCTCCAGGCCGATTGCGTTCCTATTTTATTCTTTGACGCGAAGAAAAAGGTAATTGGAGTTGCCCATGCAGGATGGAGGGGAACGGTTCGCATGGTAGCATACAACACGGTGAAGATATTGCGGGAAAAATTCAATTGTTCGCCTCAAGATATTCTTGTGGGAATTGGCCCTTCCATCGGTCCGTGTTGTTATGAGATCGGCCATGAAACTATCGTTCAAATTGAGGAGGCCTTTCATAATGAGAAAGGCTATATTAATAACAGAACTCCTGATGGTAAGGGTTATTTCGATTTATGGGAGGCAAACAAGACTCAACTGATGCAAATGGGTATCCCCAGGGGGAATATAGAAGTTGCACAGATGTGTACTCATTGTAATCATACACTATTTTTTTCATACCGCCACCAGAACACGGAAACGGGGAGATTTGGGGCGGGAATCATGCTCAAAAGTTTATAG
- a CDS encoding P-II family nitrogen regulator produces MKKIEAIIRPERLSIVKDALEELGYPGMTVTDVKGHGAQRGITEQWRGRTFRVDLLSKVKIEMVVSDDEVEKIVQCITKESQTGSIGDGKIFISPVEDVLRIRTGERGEKAV; encoded by the coding sequence ATGAAAAAAATTGAGGCAATAATAAGACCAGAGCGACTATCCATTGTCAAGGACGCGTTGGAAGAATTAGGCTATCCTGGTATGACCGTCACCGATGTAAAAGGACATGGCGCCCAGCGAGGAATAACCGAGCAATGGCGTGGAAGGACATTCAGGGTTGATTTGTTGTCGAAGGTGAAGATTGAGATGGTTGTTTCTGATGATGAAGTAGAAAAAATTGTTCAGTGTATTACAAAGGAATCCCAGACAGGGAGCATCGGCGACGGGAAGATTTTCATCTCTCCAGTCGAGGATGTGCTCCGTATCCGTACAGGCGAAAGAGGTGAAAAGGCCGTCTAG
- a CDS encoding ammonium transporter, translating into MRKGAFLGISSIFALSMIMLFASNALAADVPEIDKGNNAWMLTSAALVLIMTPGLALFYGGMVRAKNMVNTMWLSFIVMCIVSVQWVLWGYSLSFAPGSWFIGGLQWCGLGAGAVGQAPSDLYATTIPHLTFMIFQCMFAIITPALMTGTFAERFKFNGWLLLVLLWTGAVYAPMAHWVWAADGWLLKLGSLDFAGGTVVHICSGASGAALMMLVGKRKGFPKEIKPPHNLPFMMLGTGLLWFGWFGFNAGSAVAADGLAASAFVVTNTSAAAAGFTWSVLEWIHHKKPTILGACSGAVAGLVAITPASGFVGPMASIAIGVGGGLICFYCVTKMKKALGYDDALDVIGVHAMGGTWGAFATGIFCSTSVNPLGVDGLIYGNVAIIGKQWIGILAAWAWSFGITTLLGWFVNATVGLRPSESEEIAGMDISQHKEIAYHYYETEST; encoded by the coding sequence ATGAGAAAAGGGGCCTTTTTAGGCATTTCATCGATTTTTGCATTGTCGATGATAATGCTATTTGCATCAAATGCGTTGGCAGCTGATGTACCGGAAATCGATAAGGGTAATAATGCATGGATGCTCACATCGGCGGCATTGGTTTTGATTATGACGCCCGGCCTTGCCTTGTTTTACGGGGGGATGGTAAGGGCGAAAAATATGGTAAATACGATGTGGTTGAGCTTTATTGTCATGTGCATCGTAAGTGTGCAATGGGTACTTTGGGGATATAGTCTGTCTTTCGCTCCGGGGTCGTGGTTTATTGGCGGTCTCCAATGGTGTGGGTTGGGGGCAGGCGCTGTTGGGCAGGCGCCAAGTGACCTCTATGCAACAACAATACCTCATTTAACTTTCATGATATTTCAATGTATGTTTGCTATTATTACCCCTGCACTGATGACGGGTACCTTTGCTGAACGGTTTAAATTTAATGGCTGGCTATTATTAGTCCTTTTATGGACGGGAGCAGTTTATGCACCTATGGCGCATTGGGTCTGGGCAGCTGATGGCTGGCTATTAAAGCTTGGTTCATTGGATTTTGCAGGTGGAACCGTGGTTCACATTTGTTCTGGCGCCTCAGGTGCCGCCCTGATGATGCTTGTGGGGAAACGGAAAGGGTTCCCGAAAGAAATAAAACCTCCCCATAATTTGCCGTTTATGATGTTGGGTACTGGTTTGCTGTGGTTTGGCTGGTTCGGCTTTAATGCCGGAAGCGCAGTTGCTGCCGATGGCCTTGCTGCAAGCGCGTTTGTAGTCACCAATACTTCAGCGGCAGCCGCGGGATTTACCTGGTCTGTGCTGGAATGGATACATCATAAGAAACCAACGATCCTTGGCGCTTGTTCTGGCGCCGTAGCGGGTCTGGTTGCCATTACACCGGCCTCTGGTTTTGTTGGCCCTATGGCATCAATTGCAATAGGTGTTGGTGGAGGGCTGATTTGCTTCTATTGTGTAACAAAGATGAAAAAGGCTTTGGGATATGATGATGCCCTTGACGTAATTGGGGTGCATGCTATGGGCGGAACCTGGGGTGCATTTGCTACCGGGATCTTTTGTAGCACATCCGTAAACCCTCTCGGGGTTGATGGTCTAATTTACGGCAACGTTGCTATCATCGGAAAACAGTGGATTGGTATCCTGGCCGCATGGGCATGGTCTTTTGGTATAACAACGCTATTAGGCTGGTTTGTAAATGCAACCGTTGGTTTGAGGCCAAGCGAATCGGAAGAAATTGCTGGTATGGATATTTCTCAACACAAAGAAATTGCTTACCACTATTACGAAACCGAAAGCACGTAA